Proteins found in one Diorhabda carinulata isolate Delta chromosome 11, icDioCari1.1, whole genome shotgun sequence genomic segment:
- the LOC130899746 gene encoding protein PBDC1, producing the protein MDVLSRPAEEFENDQAVETMWAIKAFDHAEVYFNILCSVDPKLLKLTPVDDIIYKVFREEFPKMELEVINENELKSTKEKAKWRPYCERFKTLVEDYSFGTLLRADAKEDYKEENTILVTRIQFYAIELARNREGVNDILRKKFWPKPQENLN; encoded by the exons atg GATGTTCTTAGTCGTCCTGCcgaagaatttgaaaatgacCAGGCTGTGGAAACGATGTGGGCTATCAAAGCTTTCGATCACGCAGaagtatattttaat ATCCTTTGCTCAGTAGATCCAAAATTGCTCAAATTAACACCAGTAGATGATATAATTTACAAGGTATTCCGTGAAGAATTTCCAAAAATGGAATTAGAGGTAATAAATGAAAACGAATTGAAAAGTACTAAAGAAAAGGCGAAGTGGCGACCATATTGTGAGAGGTTTAAAACTTTGGTGGAAGACTATAGTTTTGGAACTTTGCTTAGAGCAGATGCCAAAGAGgattataaagaagaaaatacgATCTTAGTTACTAGAATACAGTTTTATGCTATAGAATTGGCTAGGAACAGAGAAGGTGTTAATGATATTCTTAGGAAGAAATTTTGGCCCAAACCACAGGAAAATCTCAATTAA
- the LOC130899742 gene encoding zinc finger protein 239-like has protein sequence MFEEISLENRQIQQELDEEDCETEDKNVKNGRSFLKIEDKDSAENAEDFKYKCSYCTKSFKINSKLQRHLPLHTGEKKFKCQVCNKAFTRKETLRDHLTIHTGKKKFKCTVCDKGFLTNAYLKIHMRLHTDERNYNCADCNKNFTHNSLLKLHQKIHSVERRCVCQVCGKTFANNYNLKHHLTQHTGDRKYCCSLCPKSFANNTTLRFHMKVHNKEYICPYCTKAFARSSYLESHLPVHTGNKKYKCPICFKGFACNSNLSQHLILHSGQKNFICQYCSKAFALVSKLNRHIAIHTGDKKHICPFCKKGFVQNANMKRHITTHLNVNDGKLVFRNISNNQINTFGGV, from the exons ATGTTTGAGGAAATATCTTTGGAAAATAGACAAATACAGCAAGAATTAGATGAAGAGGATTGTGAAACAGAAGACAAAAACGTAAAAAATGgaagaagttttttaaaaattgaagataaggATTCGGCAGAAAATGCCGAAGACTTTAAATATAAATGCTCGTATTGTacaaaatcattcaaaataaattctaaacttCAACGTCATTTGCCACTACATACAG GCGAGAAGAAATTCAAATGCCAAGTTTGTAATAAAGCATTTACACGAAAAGAAACCCTAAGAGACCATTTAACTATTCATACAGGAAAAAAGAAGTTCAAATGTACAGTATGTGATAAAGGTTTCCTAACAAATgcttatttgaaaatacacaTGAGGTTACATACGGACGAAAGAAATTACAACTGCGCTGATTGTAACAAGAATTTCACTCATAATTCTCTGCTTAAATTACATCAAAAGATCCATTCTGTTGAAAGACGATGTGTTTGTCAAGTATGTGGGAAAACTTTTGCcaacaattataatttaaaacatCATTTAACGCAGCACACAGGAGATAGAAAATATTGTTGTAGTCTTTGTCCAAAATCGTTTGCAAATAACACTACTCTTAGGTTTCATAtgaag GTACATAACAAGGAATATATTTGTCCCTATTGTACCAAAGCATTCGCAAGATCAAGTTATCTAGAAAGTCATCTACCTGTACACACcggcaataaaaaatataaatgccCCATTTGTTTTAAAGGTTTCGCCTGCAATTCGAATCTCTCCCAACACCTCATTTTACACAGTGGCCAGAAGAACTTCATTTGTCAATATTGCTCGAAAGCCTTCGCATTAGTATCGAAACTGAATAGACACATAGCGATACATACAGGAGACAAGAAACACATCTGTCCTTTCTGTAAGAAAGGATTTGTCCAGAATGCCAATATGAAAAGGCATATAACCACACATTTGAATGTTAATGATGGAAAGTTAGTGTTtcgaaatatttccaataatcaAATCAACACTTTTGGGGGTGTGTAA